In one window of Hyalangium ruber DNA:
- a CDS encoding SOS response-associated peptidase: protein MCGRVTVQTSAVELAREFALTSVRASIDRPRFNLAPTQLIPVVINDGERMLDAYRWGLIPSWAKDASIGNKLINARGETVSEKPSFRAALRRRRCMVLVDGWYEWKQTTKPKTPFFFHRKDHKPFALAGLWEEWTAPDTGEVVRSCTLITTGPNALMAPIHDRMPVILPPGAQEMWLRSEPMEPSVLQPLLTPFAEEILEAYEVARVVNSPANDVPDCVLRVAA, encoded by the coding sequence ATGTGTGGACGTGTCACCGTGCAGACCTCGGCAGTGGAGCTCGCGCGCGAGTTCGCCCTCACCAGCGTGCGCGCGTCGATTGATCGCCCCCGGTTCAACCTGGCGCCCACCCAGCTCATCCCCGTCGTCATCAATGACGGAGAGCGGATGCTGGACGCCTACCGCTGGGGGCTCATCCCGTCCTGGGCCAAGGACGCCTCCATCGGCAACAAGCTCATCAACGCGCGGGGCGAGACGGTGTCCGAGAAGCCCAGCTTCCGCGCCGCGCTCCGGCGCCGCCGCTGCATGGTGCTCGTCGATGGCTGGTACGAGTGGAAGCAGACGACCAAGCCGAAGACGCCCTTCTTCTTCCACCGCAAGGACCACAAGCCCTTCGCCCTGGCCGGGCTGTGGGAGGAGTGGACCGCTCCGGACACCGGCGAGGTGGTGCGCTCCTGCACCCTCATCACCACCGGCCCCAACGCGCTGATGGCGCCCATTCACGACCGGATGCCCGTCATCCTCCCGCCGGGCGCGCAGGAGATGTGGCTGCGCTCGGAGCCGATGGAGCCCTCGGTGCTCCAGCCGCTGCTCACGCCGTTCGCGGAGGAGATTCTGGAGGCCTACGAGGTGGCGCGCGTGGTCAACTCGCCCGCCAACGACGTGCCCGACTGCGTGCTGCGCGTGGCGGCGTAG
- a CDS encoding DoxX family protein, translating to MLGRNWIAGWTLVRIVFGVMLCAAHGIPKAMGDLTPFIQRVGSLGFPMPTFFAWCAVLTEVVGGILIALGLFTRPVAAFASFTMIVAAYRHQADPFSAMEKPLLFLTVFVALILGGAGPWSLDAKVRRKA from the coding sequence ATGCTGGGGCGTAATTGGATCGCGGGCTGGACGCTGGTGCGGATCGTCTTCGGAGTCATGCTCTGCGCGGCGCACGGCATACCCAAGGCCATGGGAGACCTGACGCCCTTCATCCAGCGCGTGGGCTCGCTCGGCTTTCCCATGCCCACCTTCTTCGCCTGGTGCGCGGTGCTCACCGAGGTGGTTGGCGGGATACTCATCGCCCTGGGGCTCTTCACCCGCCCCGTGGCGGCCTTCGCCAGCTTCACCATGATCGTCGCCGCCTACCGGCACCAGGCGGACCCGTTCTCGGCCATGGAGAAGCCGCTGCTCTTCCTGACGGTCTTCGTGGCGCTGATCCTCGGCGGCGCGGGCCCCTGGAGCCTCGACGCCAAGGTGCGGCGCAAGGCGTAG
- a CDS encoding sigma-54-dependent transcriptional regulator translates to MPASVLIVDDEKNILLTLSQSLQLAGYRTELASSGQVALDVVSARPVDAILMDVKMPDMDGLTALGRLHEMKPELPVIMMSGHGTIDTAVKATQLGARDFLEKPIARDRLLVALRNALKHQAVMEELQELRSQMSRYDMVGGGPAMQRIFSLIQRTAPSEGRVLITGENGTGKELIARALHQNSRRKGAPFVKLNCAAVPHELIESELFGHEKGAFTGAVSVRRGKFELAHEGTLFLDEIGDMPAAMQAKLLRVLQEGELERVGGAETIKVDVRVIAATNKNLEKEISGGHFREDLYYRINVVQIHSPPLRERREDLPDLIDTFLKEACARNGRKPLTLSAEALSVMASYDYPGNVRELRNLVERLAILCEGPVVSGNEALELLPRGRGLSAPPPLSAVPSPLPPPLPNAAIAASEPALPRAPEPPAPTGFRPRVDRTFREQVEDAEREIILHALSHTQDNVTEAARLLDLERGHFYKKMKALGLRRSAADKDPSPGSSGD, encoded by the coding sequence ATGCCCGCGTCCGTCCTCATCGTCGATGACGAGAAGAACATCCTGCTCACGCTGAGCCAGTCGCTGCAGCTGGCGGGCTACCGCACGGAGCTGGCCAGCTCGGGGCAGGTGGCCCTGGACGTGGTCTCCGCCCGGCCGGTGGACGCCATCCTCATGGACGTGAAGATGCCGGACATGGACGGGCTGACGGCCCTGGGCCGGCTGCACGAGATGAAGCCGGAGCTGCCCGTCATCATGATGTCGGGCCACGGCACCATCGACACGGCGGTGAAGGCCACGCAGCTGGGGGCGCGCGACTTCCTGGAGAAGCCCATCGCCCGCGACCGACTGCTGGTGGCGCTGCGCAACGCGCTCAAGCACCAGGCCGTCATGGAGGAGTTGCAGGAGCTGCGCTCGCAGATGAGCCGCTACGACATGGTGGGCGGCGGCCCGGCCATGCAGCGCATCTTCTCGCTCATCCAGCGCACGGCGCCTTCCGAGGGCCGGGTGCTCATCACCGGCGAGAACGGCACCGGCAAGGAGCTCATCGCCCGGGCGCTGCACCAGAACTCGCGGCGCAAGGGCGCCCCCTTCGTGAAGCTCAACTGCGCCGCGGTGCCGCACGAGCTGATCGAGAGCGAGCTGTTCGGCCACGAGAAGGGCGCCTTCACCGGGGCGGTGAGCGTGCGGCGCGGCAAGTTCGAGCTGGCGCACGAGGGCACCCTGTTCCTGGACGAGATCGGCGACATGCCGGCGGCCATGCAGGCCAAGCTGCTGCGCGTGCTGCAAGAGGGCGAGCTGGAGCGCGTGGGCGGCGCCGAGACCATCAAGGTGGACGTGCGCGTCATCGCCGCGACGAACAAGAACCTGGAGAAGGAGATCTCCGGGGGCCACTTCCGCGAGGACCTCTACTACCGCATCAACGTGGTGCAGATTCACTCGCCCCCGCTGCGCGAGCGGCGCGAGGACCTGCCGGACCTCATCGACACCTTCCTGAAGGAGGCGTGCGCGCGCAACGGGCGCAAGCCGCTGACGCTCTCGGCGGAGGCGCTCTCGGTGATGGCCTCCTATGACTACCCGGGCAACGTGCGCGAGCTGCGCAACCTGGTGGAGCGGCTGGCCATCCTCTGCGAGGGCCCGGTCGTCTCCGGCAACGAGGCCCTGGAGCTGCTTCCCCGGGGCCGGGGCCTCTCGGCTCCCCCACCCCTCAGCGCGGTACCCTCTCCCCTGCCCCCACCGCTCCCCAACGCGGCCATTGCCGCCTCCGAGCCGGCCCTGCCGCGCGCGCCGGAGCCACCGGCCCCCACGGGCTTCCGCCCCCGGGTGGACCGGACCTTCCGCGAGCAGGTGGAGGACGCGGAGCGGGAGATCATCCTCCACGCGCTCTCGCACACGCAGGACAACGTGACCGAGGCGGCGCGATTGCTGGATCTGGAGCGCGGCCACTTCTACAAGAAGATGAAGGCGCTCGGCCTGCGTCGCAGCGCGGCCGACAAGGACCCTTCACCTGGAAGCAGCGGAGACTGA
- a CDS encoding OmpA family protein has product MRQISMVAGLALAVVVLSGCPSTPTYPKCENDTHCQEKGEVCVQGQCQECATDANCKEGFTCQANKCTPKGPECTTDTQCGSGRICEAGKCATAQCAADTQCPSGSKCERGRCQAPRDTCSSNADCGEGQQCQNGRCVSGGASQCSWEPISFGFNESNLTSEAQSRLSTLAECLKASGEKVTLEGHADERGTEEYNLQLSNRRAASVKRYLTDLGIASNRLQAVGFGETRPLSTASDEEAWGQNRRVEFRR; this is encoded by the coding sequence ATGCGTCAGATTTCGATGGTGGCGGGGCTGGCCCTTGCCGTGGTGGTGCTGAGCGGTTGTCCGTCCACTCCCACCTATCCCAAGTGCGAGAACGACACGCACTGCCAGGAGAAGGGCGAGGTCTGCGTCCAGGGGCAGTGCCAGGAGTGCGCCACGGACGCCAACTGCAAGGAAGGCTTCACCTGCCAGGCGAACAAGTGTACGCCCAAGGGCCCGGAGTGCACCACCGACACCCAGTGCGGCAGCGGCCGCATCTGCGAGGCGGGCAAGTGCGCCACCGCCCAGTGCGCGGCCGACACCCAGTGCCCCTCCGGCAGCAAGTGCGAGCGCGGCCGCTGCCAGGCGCCGCGTGACACCTGCTCCAGCAACGCCGACTGCGGCGAGGGCCAGCAGTGCCAGAATGGCCGCTGCGTGTCCGGTGGCGCCTCGCAGTGCAGCTGGGAGCCGATCTCCTTCGGCTTCAACGAGTCCAACCTCACCTCCGAGGCCCAGAGCCGCCTGTCCACCCTGGCCGAGTGCCTGAAGGCCTCGGGCGAGAAGGTCACCCTCGAGGGCCACGCCGACGAGCGCGGCACCGAGGAGTACAACCTCCAGCTGTCCAACCGCCGCGCCGCCTCGGTCAAGCGCTACCTCACCGACCTGGGCATCGCCTCCAACCGCCTGCAGGCGGTGGGCTTCGGCGAGACTCGCCCGCTCAGCACCGCCTCAGACGAGGAAGCGTGGGGCCAGAATCGCCGCGTCGAGTTCCGCCGCTAA
- a CDS encoding chemotaxis protein CheW yields MGVPESEARQSYLVFACGSSWYAVPAESAAEVVTFPELTRVPGAPSHLLGVFAHRGEVIPVVDMGLLVGTGSQSTRRAVLVRLPRGTLALTASTVAGVSPVSGTLEPLGANGVHVHLRGPAKGAQRDVAVIDPDGLFEHLSQGG; encoded by the coding sequence ATGGGCGTACCTGAGTCTGAAGCGCGACAGTCCTACCTTGTATTCGCATGTGGGAGTAGTTGGTATGCGGTGCCTGCGGAGAGCGCGGCGGAGGTCGTTACCTTCCCCGAGCTGACGCGGGTACCGGGTGCCCCGTCACACCTGCTGGGGGTGTTCGCCCATCGCGGCGAGGTCATCCCCGTGGTGGACATGGGGCTCCTGGTGGGCACGGGCAGCCAGTCCACGCGCCGAGCGGTGCTGGTGCGGCTGCCGCGCGGCACGCTGGCGCTCACCGCCAGCACCGTGGCGGGCGTGTCCCCGGTGTCCGGCACCCTCGAGCCGTTGGGAGCCAATGGCGTCCACGTCCACCTGCGGGGCCCGGCCAAGGGCGCCCAGCGGGACGTGGCGGTGATTGACCCCGACGGGCTGTTCGAGCACCTGAGCCAGGGAGGCTGA
- a CDS encoding protein CrdC encodes MPGQHLAGTLLCHAGPFRIAFPAQDVAVIDAPALHAGRSRSAREAFGELPAAARVLLAPSGETVGVDTLEIDSEVHRVMDTPPVLARLAGGSLLGFIYTRGALWPLVRLVDFEHYLSGAAREAA; translated from the coding sequence ATGCCGGGCCAGCACCTCGCCGGGACGCTGCTCTGCCATGCGGGCCCGTTCCGCATCGCCTTTCCCGCCCAGGACGTGGCGGTCATTGATGCGCCCGCGCTGCATGCGGGCCGCTCGCGCTCGGCGCGCGAGGCGTTCGGAGAGCTTCCGGCCGCGGCGCGGGTGCTGCTGGCGCCCTCGGGAGAGACGGTGGGCGTGGACACGCTGGAGATCGACTCGGAGGTTCATCGGGTGATGGACACGCCGCCGGTGCTGGCGCGGCTGGCGGGCGGCAGCCTGCTGGGCTTCATCTACACGCGGGGCGCGCTCTGGCCGCTGGTGCGGCTGGTGGACTTCGAGCACTACCTGTCTGGCGCCGCTCGGGAGGCCGCATGA